The nucleotide window CGCGGGAGATGGGCATGATGCGGCCCTCCGCGGTGCTCATCAACACCTGCCGCGGCCCGGTGGTGGACGAGCCGGCCCTGCACACCGCGCTCACCACCGGGGTCATCGCGGCGGCCGGGCTCGACGTGATGGTCGAAGAGCCCCCGATCGCCAACCACCCGCTGTTCGCGCTCGAGAACGTGACGTTCACGCCGCACACCGCGGGCCCGACCTGGGACAACTGGTTCAAGGCCTTCCGCAACGCGTTCGACAACGTGCAGCGGGTGGCGCGCGGCGAGCGGCCGCTCTGGGTCATCCCGGAGCTGCGCTAGGCCGGGGAGTCCTGGCGGGGTGAAGCGGGCGGGCTCCCGCCGGACGGGCGCCGCGACGGGACTGTTCCTCACCGGTCTGCGTCGCGGCGGCCGGCCGCGAGAGCCCGATCGCTTTCCGCTCTCGCTGCCGATCTTCCGCTCGCTCGAGCGCCTCGACTTTCGGGCCCGCGTCACCTTCCTGGTCGGCGAGAACGGCTGCGGCAAGTCGACCCTGCTGGAAGGCCTGGCCGCCGGGACCGGCGCGGTGGCCGCGGGCGGACGCGATCTCGAGCGCGATCCCACCCTGGCCGCGGCGCGGGTGTTCGCGGGCGCCTTCCGCCTCCAGCGCGCACGTCATCCTCGCGTGACCTTGTTCCTGCGCGCGGAGGACGTGTTCGGCTTCACCCTGCGCGTCCGCGACCAGATGGACGGGCTGCGCGGCGTCGAGGACGAGCTGCGCGCCGCGCTCCCCGAAGGCTCCTGGGGTCAGCGGCTGGCGGTGGGCGCGGCGGCCAAGGAGCGGGCGGCGCTGGCGCGCCGGTACGGGCCCGATCCGGACGCGCGCTCCCACGGCGAGACGTTCCTGCACCTGCTGCAGCAGCGGCTGCAGCCGCGCGGCCTCTACTTCCTCGACGAGCCCGAGACGCCGCTGTCGCCCACGCGCGTGCTCGCGCTGCTCGCCATCCTGCGAGACCGCACCGCCCAGGACTGCCAGTTCGTCATCGCCACCCACTCGCCGATCCTCATGGCGCTCCCTCACGCGCAGCTGCTGCTGCTCGAGGGCGGCACCATCGCCCCGATCGCCTACGAGGACGTCGAGCACGTGCGCATCACGCGCGCGTTCCTCGACGATCCGAGCAACTTTTTGCGTCGGCTCTGACCCGTCGTTTGACTTGCACCCCGACCGCCACGACAATAGGGCCGATGAAGTGGCCCAGTTCGCGATCCGTGGCGTTCATCTGGCTGCTCGCCGCGCTCAGCCTGATCGGCTGGCTGATCGTGAACCTCGACACCGCGGGGTGGATCATCCTCACGCTCACGGTGGGGCTGATGGCGTTCGAGCTGACGCGGCGGGGCAACGGGCAGGGGGCGCCCCCGCCGGACGGGCCCACCGGCTAGACGACCGTCAGAAGTGCCCGCCCGGCAGCGGCTCGGCGGCGCGGCGCAGCGCCTCGCGAATCAGGGGCAGGAACAGCATCACGATGAAGACGAGCGTCGCCAGCCAGATTCCCACCTGAACCAGACGCGCCCGTCGAGCCGGTGGCGGCATATCGGCCGGAGCGTAGTCCCGGCGATCGCGCGCGTCAAGCCACCGAGGAGTTGCCTTCGCGTATCTCGATGGCTACACTACGCGACATGGTGTGGACAGTGGGAACGACCGCCGGGTGGATGCGCGCCGGTGCGAGCCTGGCCGCCACCCTCGCGCTCGTCACCCTGCCGATCGAGTTCAGCATCCACCTCGCCGAGTATCCGGTGGTCGCGCCGCCGCGCGTGGTCACCTTCCTCATCATCGGCTCCTGCATGCTGCTCGTCTTCTCCGGCCTCGGGCTCCGTCGTCTCGAGGCCGAGCGGGTGACGCGCGAGCAGCCCACGCTCGGCACCTAGAGCGGCCGGCGGTGGGCGCGCTGAGCCGCACCCTTCGCTACCTGGGCCTGGCCGGCGCCGATCCGGAGTCGCTGGCCGCCGATCTGGCCGCCCATCGCGACGCGCGCGGCGGGCCGGCCGCGATCGGCGAGCGCATCGCCTTCCGGGGCGAGGTATCCGGCGAGGGCGATTTCCACATCGCGGGCCGATTCGAGGGCGACATCAACGTGACCGGGCGCGTACTGGTGGGCGAGGGCGCCGACGTGGACGCCAACATCAACGCGCGCGCGATCGTGGTGGGCGGCACCGTGCGCGGCAACCTGTCGGCCTCGACGCGCGTGGAGATCCTGCCCACCGGCGTGCTCACCGGCACGCTGCGCACCGGCAGCTTCTCGGCCGCCGACGGCGCCGCGGTCAAGGGCGAGATCTGGATCGAGCGGCCCGGCGAGGCGGTGCCGGAGCGCCGGCCGTGACCGACCTCGCCGAGGTCCTGGGCTCGCGCGGAGCGCGGCTCGGCTTCAAGATCGCCGGCGTGGTGGTCGTGGTCGCGGTGCTGGTGCTCGCGGTCTGGCTCTGGATGCGCACCGAGGACGCCCGCGGCCAGGCCGCGCTCGCCGCCTCCGCGGACGTGGTGCAGCAGGCCGACGGGCCGCTGGCCACCGGCGACGCGCGCCAGAAAGCCGTCGCCGCGCTCCAGCAGGTGCTGGCACAGCACGGGCGCACATCGGCCGCGCCGGTGGCCGCCTATCAGCTCGGCAACCTGCAGTATCAGTCCGGCGACTACGCGGCCGCCCGCGGAGCCTACGAGCTGGCGCTGGCCAAGGGCGCCACGGGCAGCGTGCGCACGCTCGCGGCCTCCGGGGTCGGCTACACGTGGGAGGCGCAGAAGAACTACGCCAACGCGGTGACCGCCTACGAGGCGCTCGTCCGGCAGGAGAGCCCGCGACAGTTCTTCTTCGAAGAAGCCCTGATCGACCTGGCCCGGGCGCAGGCGCTGGCCGGCAAGCCCACCGACGCCGTCGCCACCTACGAGCGCCTGCTCAAGGAGGCCCCGGACACGCGGCGGGCGGCCGACGTCCGGGCGAGGATCGCCGACCTTCAGACGAAGCGCCCGTAGCCACCATCGCTCTCGGGAGCCAGGCATCGAGTCGCCGTAGCGTGCGTCCGGTTCAAGTCCGATAAGGGACATTATGTCAACTTCACCACGAAGCCCGCGACGCACCGTGCGCTATCTGGCCCTGATCTACCTGGCCCCCGGCCAGCGTGAGGGACTGCGCCGCTACGAGCGCAGTGTCCTCCCCGTCTTCAAGCGCCACGGCGGCGCGTTCGAGCGCATCTGGACCCCGGTCGGGCCCGACGCGGCGCCCGACGCCGAAGCGCCCGACGAGATCCATCTGCTGCGCTTCGATCGCGAGGACGGGCTCGAGGCCGCGCGGCGGGATCCGGAAATGCAGGCGCTGGCTGAGCTGCGCGCCCGCGTGGTACGCAAGGCGGTGCTGGTGCGCGTCGCCGACGTGCCGCTGGCGCGGTACTTCGCCGATCCCGTCTGAGCCGCGCGGCGGGCTGGATGCCCGGGCCGAAGGCGCGTCAGCGAGCGGGCTCGCGGATCCGGTGCGCCACGCAGTGCACGGTCGCGACCGTGGCCCCGTCGGCGGACACCGTGACGTCGTAGAACGCGGCCTGGCGGCCCTGCCGACGCTCGCGCGCCTCGGCGATCAGACGGGCGCCCGGCGGCGCGGCGGTCAGGAAGCTGATCGTCATCGAGAGGGCCACCCAGGTGCCGCCGCGCGAGTTACAGGCGGCGCCGAAGGCCACGTCGGCGAGCGAGAAGATCACGCCCCCGTGGGGCCGGCCGAGGTGATTCAGCATGGCGGGGCGCAGGGTGAGCGCGACGCGACACCGCCCCGGGGCGAGATCGAGGTACTCCACGCCCAGCTCCTGCGCCCACGGCGCGCGCTGGAGCGCGGCGTGGCGCTGCGTCGCTTCACCGTTGCATCGCCCCGGAGCGCCCACCGGCGCTACGGCAGGATCGTGGCGCCCACGGTGAGCGCGGTGTCCTGCGAGCTCCGCTCGGCACGGTAGGCCAGCAGCTGGCGCGTGACCGCGTGGAGGCTACCGGTGGCGCCGCCGATCTGCAGCCGCGCGCCATTCGGCACGATCACCTGGGTGGCGGCCTCCACGATCTCCACGCGGCCGTCGCCGGCGCCGGTGGCGTAGCTGATCACCGGGGTGAGCGTGAGGCGGATCTGGTTGCCGGGCAGGATCACCGGGCGCACCGCGAGCGCGGTGCCGACCCGCTGCCAGGCCACGCCCGGCGCCACGTAGCCGCGGCCGCTGGCGTAGTCGTAGTAGTACGCGACCTGCGCGGCGGGCACGTCCCGCGCCACGAGGATCGAGCCCTCCGCGCCGTCCTGGACCACCGTGAAGAGACCGGAGGACCGGCTGATCCGCGTGGTGGTCTCCTCCGCCGCGAGGCCGCCCCGGCTTCGCACGCGCGGATCACCCCCGCGCGATGACTCCACGATGACTCCGCCCTGCCCGCCCGCGGCCTGGCGGCTCGACTGGGCGTGCTGCTGGAACTCGAGCACGACCTTCACCTGCCGCGTGCCCTGCCCGCCCGCGGGTGACGCCGCGAGAACCAGGACCAGCAGCAGCGGCAGCCCGAGGCGCCGGCTCACGTGTCGCACCGGGCTATCCCGGGATCTGCGCCTCCTCCGGCAGCCGATCCCACTGCGGGATCCACTCGGGCAGCGTGAGACCGACCGCGCCCGCCTTCTCGGCGACCTCGCGGGCGAAGGTCTGGCGCACCTCGTCGTTGTCGCGCAGCTTGAGCCCGTACTTGCGGTAGAGCACGTTCTTGGCCGAGCCGGGGCGCCCGAAGATGTTCATGGTGCGGATGTACCACTTGTTCAGCGTGGCCTGGGCCTCGCCGCGGGTCTTGGGGTCCTCGGCGAGCCGCTTGACCCAGAACTCGCCGTGGCGGATGTGGAATTTCTCCTCCTTGAAGATGCCTTCGATGGCGCGCACCCACGGCCCGTAGGAGCAGGCCCGCACGTCCTCGAGCTGGTGCCCCGCTCCGCGGTCCATGCAGAAGTTGAAGAACACGAAGTCGGCCCAGGTGTCGATCGGGTAGTAGAAGATGTTCACCCGCTTGTCGGCGGTGATGCGGGCGGTGCCGATGTCGGCGTCGTCCTCGACGCGCATGGTGAAGGCCTCGTCGTGGGCGCGCACGTGGGCCTCGACGTCCACGCCCAGGTCCGCGAGCAGCCCGTACATGACGGTGGCGTGGCGCAGCTCGTCCTTCACGATCTGGGCGACCACGTGCTTCTCCTCGACGCCCGGGGCCTTGGTGATCCACGGCACGTAGCCGTAGCCGCCGGCCAGCTCGGAGTCGGCCTGCATGGTCATGAGGTGGACCAGGTTCTGGCGGTAGTCGTCGGTCATCTCCTCGGGGGACTCGATCCGCTCCCCCGCCTGGATGCGGACCAGCAGCTGGGCTTCGTTGCGCTCGGTCATGATGCTCTCCTTTCCACGACCCGCACCGCCTTGCCTTCGCTGCGCGGGATGGTCTTCGGGGCGACTACCGCGATCTCAGGATTCAGCCCGAGATGGCCACGCAGGCACGCGGCGACCCGCGCGGAGAGGGCGGTGACCTGGGCGGAGGCCGCCTCGAAGCCGCCCCACCCCTGCACCACCCGCTCCGCGGGCTCGACGTGCACGGCCAGCGTCGGGAACGCACCGCGCCGATCCACCAGCAGCTGGTAGTGCGGCGCGAGGTCCGGCACGGTGAGCAGCGCGGCCTCGAGCTGCGACGGGAACACGTTGACGCCCTTGATGATCAGCATATCGTCGGTGCGGCCCTTGATGCGCGCCATCCGCACGGTGGTGCGCCCGCAGCGGCACGGCTCGGGGTCGAGCCGGGTGACGTCGCCGGTGCGATAGCGGATCACCGGCAGGGCTTCCTTGGTGAGGGACGTCAGCACCAGCTCGCCCTCGCGTCCGACCGGCAGCGGGACCCCGCTGGCCGGGTCGACGATCTCGGGCAGGAAGTGATCCTCGTTGAGGTGCAGCCCGTCGCGCGCTTCGACGCATTCGCTGGCCACGCCGGGGCCGATGACCTCGCTGAGGCCGTAGAAGTCCACCGCCGGGCAGCCCCACAAGCTCTGGAGCCGAGCCCGCATCGCCTCCGTCCACGGCTCGGCCCCGAAGAGCCCGTAGCGCAGGCCGAGCGCCGCCGGATCGCCCCCCTGCTCGCGCAGGCTCTCGCCGATGTGGAGGGCGAACGACGGCGTGCAGGCCAGGCCGTGGGGCCGGAAATCCTGGAGCAGCAGGATCTGGCGCAGGGTGTTGCCCGACGAGACCGGCACCACCGTGAGGCCCATGTGCTCGGCGCCATCGTGGAAGCCGAGGCCGCCCGTGAACAGCCCGTAGCCATACGCGATCTGGATCAGCTGCCCGGGCTCGGCGCCCGCCCCGGCCAGGGAGCGGGCCATGACGTCCCGCCAGATGCGGAGGTCGTTCCGGGTGTAACCGACCACCGTGGGCTTGCCGCGTGTGCCCGAGGAGGCGTGGATGCGGATCACCTCCTCGCGGGGCACCGCGAACAGCCCGAACGGGTAGTGCTGCCGCAGGTCCTCCTTCGCCGTGAACGGCAGCGTCTCCAGCCGATCCAGATCCACCGCCTCGTCCTTCACGCCGGCGGCGGCCAGCGCGTCACGATAGAAGGGCACGCGCTCACGGGCCCATGCCACCGAGGCGCGCAGCCGGCTGCCCTGCAGCGCCCGCGTCCGGGCTCGCGACGCCGTCTCCGCCTCGCGATTCCAGATCACGGCCTTCAGCTCACCGCGACGCGGCGCACGAGCCAGCTCTGCCGCTCCAGGAAGCGCGCGATGGTCTCGAGCGTGCGGGGGTCGGCGGCCGGGTCGAGGCTGATGCGGTCGGGCAGGATGTAGCGGACCTCCGGATACGAGACCAGCACGCGCAGCAGCGTGCGTACGCGCGAGTCCCAGGCCAGGAGGCCCTGGTGGCCGGGCCCCGCGGTGTACGGGTCCCACTCGCTCTGCAGTCCGAGTCGCAGGGTGCGGCTGGTCGCCACCGGCATCGGCATCAGCCCCGGCTCGCGAGCAGGGCCTCGTAGTGGCCGACCATGGCCTGGACCTGGCGCGTCGCCGAGAAGCGCGCCTCGGCGAGCCGGCGCGCGGCGTGTCCCATGGCGTGGCGCCGCTCCGGGTCGAGCAGCAGGCCGATGGCCGCGTCGGCCATGTCGCCGGTCTCGCCCTTGGTCAGCACGCCGGTCTCGCCGTCGGTCACCACCTCGTCCACGCCCGAGGCGCGCACCGCCACCGCGGGCAGCGCGCACGCGTGCGCCTCCGCCAGCACCAGGCCCTGCGTCTCGGTCTCCGACGCAAAGAGGAAGAGATCGGCGGCGCGGTAGTAGTCCGGCAGGGCGTCGCGGCCGAGCCCCCCGTGGAAGACGATGCGCCGCGCCGCCCCGCCCGCGGCGGCCCGCCGCTCCAGCGCGTGACCGTGGCTCCCCTTGCCGACCAGGTGCAGCGAGGCGCCCGACACCGCGCCCGCCACCGACTCGAACGCGTCGAGGACGCGCTCGAGGCTCTTCTCGCGGTCGAGCCGTCCGGTGTAGAGGCACATCAGCCCTTCGGTGGGCAAGCCGAGGCGGCGGCGCGCGCGCTCGCGGCTGCCCGGGCTGAAGAGTCCCAGGTCCACGCCGGTGGGGATCACGCGAATCGGAGCCCGCACGCCGCGCTCGCGCAGCGTCTCGGCGACGTGATCCGACGGCGCCACCACGAGGTCCGCCGAGTTTGCGAAGCGGCACGCCAGGCGCACCGCGAGGCCGCGCACCAGGCGCTGCGGCAGCGGGACGTAGTGGGCGTACTTCTCGTAGCGCGTGTGGTAGGTGAAGACGAGCGGGCGCCGCAGGCGGCGGGCCACACGGCGCCCGGTCACCCCGAGCAGGAACGGATGGTGGACGTGGACGACGTCGAGCTCGAGCCGGCGCGCGAGTCGCCCCAGCCGTCGCGAGACCGGCACCGCCAGGGAGAAGCCGGGATAGGTGGGCGCGGGAATCGACGGATAGCGGAAGACGAACGACGGATCGTGGTGCGGCTGCTGGGCGGCGGGCGCGAAGACCCAGGCGCGGTGGCCGAGGGCCTCAAGCCCCAGCCGCAGGGTCTCGACCGCGGTCGTGACCCCGCCGCGGAATGGCAGGTAGTTGTTGGTGAACAGCCCGACCCGCATCCACTATTCGTCCGGGCTCTTCGGGTCCTTGCCCCGCTCGATGCGGTCGAAGTCACCGGGCTTGAGCGACTCGAGCCACTCCTTGATCTTGGCCTGGTCGTCGCCCTTGCCGCTGCCGATCGAGGTCTCCTTGGCCACCTCCACCGAGCGGGCCTTCTGCACGACGTCTTCCTCCACGAAGATCGGCGCCCCCACCCGCAGGGCCAGCGCGATGGCGTCGGAGGGACGCGAATCCACCGTGAGCTCGCTGCCGCCCATCTGCAGGTGGATCACCGCGTAGAAGGTGTTGTCGCGAAGATCGTTGACCACGACCTTCTGCACCCGCGCCTCGACCGTCTCCAGGATGTTCTTGATGAGGTCGTGCGTCATCGGCCGCGGCGTGGGGATCTTCTCCAGCTCGAGCGCGATGGCGTTGGCCTCGAAGAGCCCGACCCAGATGGGCAGCGAGCGCTTCTCCTCCTCGTCGCGCAGGATGATCATCGGCATGTTGGAGAGCGGGTCCAGCGCCAGCCCCTTCACCTTCATCTCCAGGAACATGGTGCGCCTCCTCTAGGCCTGCAGCGCGGGAACGGTCTGGTCCTCGGCGCAGCTCGCGCCGGCGCGATCCTCGACCAGCTCGCCCCGCAGGCTGTGCGGCAAGGCGCGGGCGATGCGCACCGCCACCACCTGCCCCAGCAGATCGCGGCCGGCCGCGTCGAAGTTCACGACCCGATTGCAGCGCGTGCGCCCCGCCACCTCGTCGGCGTTCTTGCGCGAGACGCCGTCCACCAGCACCGGCAGCGTCCGCCCCTCGAGGCGCTGGCTGCGCGCGGCGGCCACCCGCCCGGCCGCCTCCAGGACCAGGCGGTTGCGCTCGGCCTTCACCTCGTCCGGCACCTGGTCGACCATCTCCGCGGCGGCGGTGCCGGGGCGGCGTGAGTAGCGGAACGCGAAGACGTTGTCGTAGGCCACCCGCTCGACCATGTCCACCGTCTGCGCGAAGTCCTCGTCGGTCTCTCCGGGGAAGCCCACGATGAGATCGGTGGAGAGCGCGAGATCCGGCACCGTCTCGTGCAATTCGGCGATCAGCTCCAGGTATCGGGCGCACGTGTAGCCACGATTCATGCGCTCGAGCACCCGGTCGGAGCCGGACTGCAGCGGGAGGTGGAGATACTCGCACACCTTCGGAACGTCGCGGATGGCCCGGATGAGGCGGGAGGTCAGGTTGTAGGGGTTCGAGGTCGTGAAGCGGATGCGCTCGATGCCGTCGACGTCGTTGACCCGCTCGAGCAGGACGGCCAGGTCCGTGGGCGGGCTCAGATCGCGACCGTAGGCGTTGACGGTCTGCCCGAGCAGCGTCACTTCCCGGCAGCCCGCCGCGGCCAGACCGCGGATCTCCTCGACGATGACTTCGGGGGCATGGCTGCGCTCGCGCCCGCGCGTGGTCGGCACCACACAGAACGTGCAGTATTTCTCGCAGCCTTCCATCACGGTGACGAAGGCCTTGAGTCGCTGGCCGCCGTCGGGACGCGCGGTGATCTTGACGAGCGCGCCCTCCCCGGTCTCGAGCACCGGCCCCCGCCCCTGCCGGGCGCGCGTCACCAGCTCGCCGACCCGCGCAATGGCGGGTGAGCCGAAGACCAGATCCACGTACGGCGCGCGCTCCTGGATGCGGCCCTTCTGCAGCTGGGCCATGCAGCCCATCACGCCGATGACGAGGTCGGGGCGCTGCCGTTTCAGATGCTTGAGGGCGCCCAGCTGAGAGAACACCTTGTCTTCCGCCTTCTCGCGGATCGAGCAGGTGTTGAGCAGGATCAGGTCGGCCTCCTCCGGCCGGTCGGTCAGCTCGTAGCGCTCCTGCTTGAGCAGGCCGGCGACTCGCTCGGAGTCGTACTCGTTCATCTGACAGCCATAGGTGATCAGGTGGAGCTTGGACATCAGCGCAAGAGCGACCCTGAAGGAGAATTCAGCATAAATGGTCGGGACTTACGGTAGCACCCGCCCCTGGGCATGTCAAACCGAGGAGCGATGCGGATGCCGTGTTTGGGGTCAGACCGTCTCCTCGAAGACGCCGATCCGCCGGAACTTTTCCTGGCGCTCCTCGATCAGCTCGGTCTCCGACCTCGACCTGAGCTGCCAGAGGTGGTCGCGGAGGACCGCGCGGAGGCTGGCCGCCGTCGCCTCCCAGTTGCGATGCGCCCCGCCGACCGGTTCGGGCACGATGGCGTCGATGACGCCCAGCTTGAGCAGATCCGGCGAGGTCACGCGCATGATCTCGGCGGCCTCCGGGGCCTTGGCCCCGTCGCCCCAGAGGATGGCCGCGCAGCCTTCCGGCGAGATCACCGAATAGATCGCGTACTCGAGCATCAGCACCCGATTGCCGACGCCGATGGCGAGCGCGCCGCCGCTGCCGCCCTCGCCGGTGACCACGCAGATCACCGCGCTGGTCAGACCCGCCATCTCGCGCAGGTTGCGCGCGATGGCTTCGGCCTGGCCGCGCTCCTCGGCGCCGAGCCCCGGATAGGCGCCGGGCGTGTCGATGAACGTGATGATCGGCTTGCCGAACTTGCTGGCCAGCTGCATCAGGCGCAGCGCCTTGCGGTAGCCCTCCGGATGCGGCATCCCGAAGTTGCGGGCGATGTTCTCGCGGGTGTCGCGGCCCTTCTGGTGGCCGATCACCACCACCGGCTCGCCCTCGAAGGTGGCGAGGCCGCCCACGATCGCCTTGTCGTCGCCGAAGACGCGGTCGCCGTGCAGCTCGATCCAGTCCTCCATGAGCAGGTTGATGAGGTCGAGGGTGTGGGGGCGCTTGGGGTGGCGCGCGATCTGGGTGCGCTGCCACGCGGTCAGGCCGGAGTAGACGCGCTGCTGCTGCCGGGCGAGGCGCTCCTCGAGCTTCGCGATCTCGTCGCGCGCGGCGAGCGGATCGCCGGATTCGCGCAGCTCGACGATGCGATTCTCCAGCTCGAGGAGCGGCTTCTCGAACTCAAGCTCGTCCGGCATACTCCACGAGTATACTGCCCGGCCCGAGCAGGCCTTCCACTTTGCTCACCAGATCGGGCTCGGGATTCACGCCCAGCTCCTTCACGCGCACCACGACCTCCTGCTCGGGCAGCAGCACGTGCAGGAACAGGGGCGTGCGTCCCTCGTGCTCGCGGCACGCGGCCTTGATCGCGGCGAGCCGGGTCGGGAGTGACTCGGCGGCCGCGCTCACCCGGATCCGACAGGCGTGCGCGTCGACGTGACCGTTGCCATGGCCGCTGGGGTGGCCGTGGCCCGCGCCGTTCCCATGACCGTCGCCGTTCAGGCTTCCGTTACCCACCGCATCCTCCAGGGGCTTGATCTCCTCGGCCAGCACCACGCGGCCCTTGTCGCTGTCATCGGCGCGGCCCTTGACGATGACCGGCCCCTTGTGGCGCAACGCTCCCGCGCAGGCCCGGTAGGGCTCCGGGAAGATGGTCAGGGGCACGCTGCCGTCCACCAGCTCGAGCGTGGCGAAGGCCATGCGGTTGCCGCTCTTGGTGGAGTTCTCGGTGAAGGCGCTCACCTGCCCGAGCAGCAGGACGCGCGCGCCGGTCGAGCGGGCGGCCAGATCGGCCGCGCCGAGCGCGCCGATGCGGCGCGACACCTCCCGGTACTGCTCGAGCGGGTGACCGGACAGATAGAAGCCCAGCACCTCGCGCTCGAAGGCCAGCATCTCCTCCGCCGGCCACTCGGGCACCCGCGCGGCCGGCGGCGGCACCGGCGCGCTCGGCCCCGGCCCGCCGCCCGGCGCGTCGAAGAGCGAGACCTGCCCCTCCTCGCGGTCGCGCTGGCGGCGCTGGCCGCCGTCCATCGCCTGATCGAGCGAGGCGAGCAGGCCGGCCCGCGTGCTCCGCAGCGAATCGAAGGCGCCCGCCTTGATGAGACACTCGACCACGCGCCGGTTGACCAGCCGCAGATCGACGCGGGCGCAGAAGTCGTCGAGCGAGGTGAACGCGCCGTCGGCCTCCCGCACCTTCACGATCGAGTCGATCGCGGTGGCGCCCACGTTCTTGATCGCGGCCAGCCCGAAGTGGATCGCGTCGCCCGCTACCGTGAACTGGGCGCGGGAGACGTTGACGTCGGGCGGCTCCACCCGCAGGCCCATCGCCCGCGTCTCCTCGACGTACTGGACGATCTTGTCGGTCTTGTCCATTTCGGAGGTCAGCAGCGCGGCCATGAACTCGGTCGGGTAGTTCGCCTTGAGGTAGGCGGTCTGGTACGCGACCACGCCGTAGCAGGCGGCGTGGGAGTTGTGCACCGCGATGCCATTGGCGATGAAGCTGGCTGCGCCTGGCACCTCGAAATCGTACGTGGCCTCTTCGCCCGCGAGGGTGAAGCCGCGTGGCCGTGACCATCCCATCGGGGACTCGGCCAGCGCGTAGAGCGTGGGCGAATCGAGCCGCTCCGCCAGGTATCTGACCGTGTCGCGGCGGATGCCTCGCTTCCGGTCATCCGAGAACAGCAGCCTATACGAGATACCAAGAGCCCGGCAGCCAGCCCGGAGGCTCTGATAAGACTTGGTGATAGCCTCTCGGATGGGTGTCAGCGCCAGCGGTACGGGAATGACGTCCACCGTCCCGCGTGCGAGTAGGCCCGACCCGGTTGCCGCGTGCCCAGCCAGCGCGCTCAGGTCGGCGCACTTGCGACCCACCAGATACGGGCCGACGATCAGATCGAACCACCCGAACGCCACCCGTCCACCGAGTAGATTGACCGTGTAGCCCCGTCGCTGGGCCCCGCGGTAGGCGAACTGCTTGCGATGGATCGTCGACGAGAGTCCCAGCTTCAGGAGCAGGCGCTGCACATCCTCAGCCAGGCCCGGAGACGAAGTGGCATAGAAGACGGAACGGGTGGCGGGATGGACGCACCCGTCGCCCTGGAACAGCTTCGCGACGAGGACCGCGACGGCGCGGAGGTTCCAGCCATCGACCAGGACGGGTACGCGCTTGTAGAGGGCCCCCTTACCTCGCAGCCCGCACTCCTCGAAGAGGAATCGCACGGCTTCCGATGGCCGCGCGCGATCCTTCCGGATCGGACGGACCGAAGGCACCCTCGGCTCCGGGCGACGCTCGATCCGGGGTACGGTGTTCTCGAAAGCCGCCAGCGTGCTTGCCATGTCCTCAATCTCTGGCTCGGATCCGGAATAGAGGTAGAAGTGGCCTCCGTAGTTGAGCGACCCTTCCGAAAGGGCATATCCGAGGAGCGCGGGAAGATGGTCCTCAATCTCCCGTGAACCGACCGGAAGCTCGCGCGCGACCGCGACGAAATCGTCCCCGGTCAGATCTTCGGTATTCACCCAGCCTCGCTGGGTGAAGATCGGATGGTCGGGCGTGCAGCGGACCTCCATGCCATTGGCCAGCCGGAGTCGCCCGACCCGCCGGACGCCGCTGGACCGGACCGCTCGAGCCCGATAGGGCCCGTCCTTGGTGAGCACCAGGTCGCCGGCCTGAATCTCGGTGATCGGCTTCCGACTGCCGTCGGCCATCTCGATCCGGGTGTCCGCGGTCAGG belongs to Candidatus Methylomirabilota bacterium and includes:
- the dnaE gene encoding DNA polymerase III subunit alpha, translated to MKQHADFVHLHVHSEYSLLDGAARLEKLVERAKALKFPALALTDHGNLFGAVDFYTACSKSGVKPILGCELYVAPGSRFERSSQDGGYEGASHCTVLARTAAGYANLMKLVSKAYLEGYYYKPRVDRELLAQHADGLLVLSGCLNSEVSRMLSAGDAEKAQQTAGWYQEVFGKDHYFMEVQSHGLEQQVSVTEGTIKIARAIGAPLCGTNDSHYLEAEHSRAHEALLCIQTGTTMGDPNRWKFSSNEFYVKSAEEMKAVFKDLPEAYRNTLAVAERCNVDLQFGQFHLPNYQVPDGYTLDSYLEHLAFEGLARRYGSQPADAIVERLRYELGVVSKMGFSGYFLVVWDFIAHARKQGIAVGPGRGSSAGSLVAYCLGITNVDPIRYGLIFERFLNPERISMPDMDIDFADDRRDEVIRYVVDRYGADRVAHIITFGTMGAKAVIRDVARVLGFSYGEADRIAKLVPGFPLNISLDEALEKAPPLAEQVKRDQRVGEMWGVARALEGCTRHASVHASAVVISDEPLMERVPLYKDPKRPELITGYAMGPIEKLGLLKMDFLGLKTLTVITDALRLVKESRGIALDADALPLDDAKTYQLLTEARTFGVFQLESGGMRDALKRLKPQRIEDIIAMVALYRPGPMDLIDDFVNRKHGRAAIAYEHPLMERHLQETYGIMVYQEQVMRLAADLAGFSLGEADTLRKAMGKKDRELMAQQREKFVAGCKANKIDTRKAERIWDLIEKFAGYGFNKCLTADTRIEMADGSRKPITEIQAGDLVLTKDGPYRARAVRSSGVRRVGRLRLANGMEVRCTPDHPIFTQRGWVNTEDLTGDDFVAVARELPVGSREIEDHLPALLGYALSEGSLNYGGHFYLYSGSEPEIEDMASTLAAFENTVPRIERRPEPRVPSVRPIRKDRARPSEAVRFLFEECGLRGKGALYKRVPVLVDGWNLRAVAVLVAKLFQGDGCVHPATRSVFYATSSPGLAEDVQRLLLKLGLSSTIHRKQFAYRGAQRRGYTVNLLGGRVAFGWFDLIVGPYLVGRKCADLSALAGHAATGSGLLARGTVDVIPVPLALTPIREAITKSYQSLRAGCRALGISYRLLFSDDRKRGIRRDTVRYLAERLDSPTLYALAESPMGWSRPRGFTLAGEEATYDFEVPGAASFIANGIAVHNSHAACYGVVAYQTAYLKANYPTEFMAALLTSEMDKTDKIVQYVEETRAMGLRVEPPDVNVSRAQFTVAGDAIHFGLAAIKNVGATAIDSIVKVREADGAFTSLDDFCARVDLRLVNRRVVECLIKAGAFDSLRSTRAGLLASLDQAMDGGQRRQRDREEGQVSLFDAPGGGPGPSAPVPPPAARVPEWPAEEMLAFEREVLGFYLSGHPLEQYREVSRRIGALGAADLAARSTGARVLLLGQVSAFTENSTKSGNRMAFATLELVDGSVPLTIFPEPYRACAGALRHKGPVIVKGRADDSDKGRVVLAEEIKPLEDAVGNGSLNGDGHGNGAGHGHPSGHGNGHVDAHACRIRVSAAAESLPTRLAAIKAACREHEGRTPLFLHVLLPEQEVVVRVKELGVNPEPDLVSKVEGLLGPGSILVEYAGRA